The following are encoded together in the Eulemur rufifrons isolate Redbay chromosome 28, OSU_ERuf_1, whole genome shotgun sequence genome:
- the ACSL5 gene encoding long-chain-fatty-acid--CoA ligase 5 isoform X1, with the protein MDSRKPPCPRRNWGVREDRQGLVCQEELGAKKPHSLEAPRDAAPSQGLNLLLLFTKMLFIFNFLFSPLPTPALICILTFGAAIFLWLINRPSPVLPLIDLNNQSVGIEGGARKNPSQKNNDLIRYYFSDARTMYEIFQRGLMVSDNGPCLGYRKPNQPYRWLSYKQVSDRAEYLGSCLLHKGHKPSSDQFVGIFAQNRPEWIISEWACYTYSMVAVPLYDTLGAEAIIYIVNKADIATVICDTPQKASVLIGNVEKGLTPGLKMVILMDPFDDDLKHRGEKTGVEILALSDAENLGKENFSKPVPPKPEDLSIICFTSGTTGDPKGAMITHENVASNVAGFLKCMEHTFVPNPNDVTISYLPLAHMFERIVQATIYCCGAKVGFFQGDIRLLSDDMKTLKPTVFPTVPRLLNRVYDKVQNEAKTPLKKFLLNLAVTSKFKEVQKGIIRRDSFWDKLIFAKIQDNLGGKVRILVTGAAPISSSVLTFLRAAVGCPVHEAYGQTECTAGCTFTLPGDWTSGHVGTPMACNYVKLEDVADMNYFSANNEGEICIKGPNVFKGYLKDPEKTQEVLDNDGWLHTGDIGHWLPNGTLKIIDRKKNIFKLAQGEYIAPEKIENIYIRSKQVLQIFVHGESLRSSLVGVVVPDPDVLPSFAAKLGVKGSHEELCQNQVVKEAILEDLQKIGKESGLKSFEQVKNICLHLEPFSIENGLLTPTLKAKRGELSKYFRTQIDSLYGAIQE; encoded by the exons GTCTGAATCTCCTGCTGCTATTCACAAAGATGCtttttatctttaactttttgttttccccACTTCCAACCCCGGCATTGATCTGCATCCTGACATTTGGAGCTGCCATCTTCCTGTGGCTGATCAACAGACCTTCACCAGTTTTACCTCTTATTGACCTAAACAATCAGTCTGTGGGAATTGAG GGAGGAGCGCGGAAGAATCCTTCCCAGAAGAACAATGACCTAATACGTTACTACTTCTCAGATGCCAGGACGATGTATGAAATTTTCCAAAGAGGACTTATGGTGTCTG acaATGGGCCCTGTTTGGGATACAGAAAACCAAACCAGCCCTACAGATGGCTGTCCTACAAACAG GTATCTGACCGAGCAGAGTACCTGGGCTCCTGTCTCTTGCATAAAGGACATAAGCCATCATCAGACCAATTTGTTGGAATCTTTGCTCAGAATAGGCCAGAG TGGATCATCTCTGAGTGGGCTTGTTATACATATTCCATGGTAGCCGTCCCCCTATATGATACCTTGGGAGCAGAAGCCATCATTTATATTGTCAACAAAG CTGATATCGCCACAGTGATCTGTGATACTCCCCAAAAGGCATCAGTCCTGATAGGGAATGTAGAGAAGGGCCTCACTCCAGGCCTGAAGATGGTCATCCTCATGGACCCCTTTGATGACGACCTGAAGCACAGAGGGGAGAAGACTGGAGTTGAGATCTTAGCCCTGTCTGATGCTGAG AATCTAGGCAAAGAGAACTTCAGTAAACCTGTG CCTCCTAAACCGGAAGACCTGAGCATCATCTGCTTCACCAGTGGGACCACAG GTGACCCCAAAGGAGCTATGATAACCCATGAAAATGTTGCTTCAAACGTTGCTGGTTTTCTCAAATGCATGGAG CATACTTTTGTGCCCAACCCCAATGATGTGACCATATCCTACCTCCCCTTGGCTCATATGTTTGAGAGGATTGTACAG gcTACTATATACTGTTGTGGTGCCAAAGTTGGGTTCTTCCAAGGAGATATTCGGTTGCTGTCTGATGACATGAAGACTCTGAAGCCCACTGTGTTCCCCACAGTGCCTCGACTCCTTAACAGGGTCTATGATAAG GTACAAAATGAAGCCAAGACACCCTTGAAGAAGTTCTTACTGAACTTGGCTGTTACCAGTAAATTCAAGGAAGTGCAAAAGGGTATCATCAGGCGTGACAGTTTCTGGGACAAGCTCATCTTTGCAAAGATCCAG GACAACCTGGGTGGGAAGGTTCGCATCCTGGTCACTGGAGCTGCCCCCATCTCCTCTTCAGTCTTGACATTCCTCCGGGCAGCAGTAGGATGTCCG GTGCATGAAGCTTACGGTCAAACAGAATGCACAGCTGGCTGTACATTTACATTACCTGGAGACTGGACATCAG GCCATGTTGGAACCCCCATGGCTTGCAATTATGTGAAGTTAGAAGACGTGGCTGACATGAACTACTTTTCAGCGAACAATGAAGGAGAG ATCTGCATCAAGGGCCCCAACGTGTTCAAAGGATACCTGAAGGACCCAGAGAAGACACAGGAAGTCCTGGACAATGATGGCTGGCTTCACACAGGGGACATTGGTCACTGGCTCCCG AATGGAACTCTGAAGATCATCGACCgtaaaaagaacattttcaagCTGGCCCAAGGAGAATACATTGCTCCAGAGAAGATAGAAAATATCTACATCAGGAGTAAACAAGTGTTACAAATTTTTGTACATGGGGAGAGCTTACGG TCATCCTTAGTGGGAGTGGTTGTTCCTGACCCAGATGTACTTCCCTCATTTGCAGCCAAACTTGGGGTCAAGGGCTCCCATGAAGAACTGTGCCAAAACCAA GTTGTAAAAGAAGCCATTTTAGAAGACTTGCAGAAAATTGGGAAAGAAAGTGGCCTTAAATCCTTTGAACAG GTCAAAAACATCTGTCTTCATTTAGAGCCATTTTCCATTGAAAATGGCCTCCTGACACCAACATTGAAAGCAAAGCGGGGAGAACTTTCTAAATACTTCCGGACCCAAATCGACAGCCTGTATGGGGCCATCCAGGAGTAG
- the ACSL5 gene encoding long-chain-fatty-acid--CoA ligase 5 isoform X2, translated as MLFIFNFLFSPLPTPALICILTFGAAIFLWLINRPSPVLPLIDLNNQSVGIEGGARKNPSQKNNDLIRYYFSDARTMYEIFQRGLMVSDNGPCLGYRKPNQPYRWLSYKQVSDRAEYLGSCLLHKGHKPSSDQFVGIFAQNRPEWIISEWACYTYSMVAVPLYDTLGAEAIIYIVNKADIATVICDTPQKASVLIGNVEKGLTPGLKMVILMDPFDDDLKHRGEKTGVEILALSDAENLGKENFSKPVPPKPEDLSIICFTSGTTGDPKGAMITHENVASNVAGFLKCMEHTFVPNPNDVTISYLPLAHMFERIVQATIYCCGAKVGFFQGDIRLLSDDMKTLKPTVFPTVPRLLNRVYDKVQNEAKTPLKKFLLNLAVTSKFKEVQKGIIRRDSFWDKLIFAKIQDNLGGKVRILVTGAAPISSSVLTFLRAAVGCPVHEAYGQTECTAGCTFTLPGDWTSGHVGTPMACNYVKLEDVADMNYFSANNEGEICIKGPNVFKGYLKDPEKTQEVLDNDGWLHTGDIGHWLPNGTLKIIDRKKNIFKLAQGEYIAPEKIENIYIRSKQVLQIFVHGESLRSSLVGVVVPDPDVLPSFAAKLGVKGSHEELCQNQVVKEAILEDLQKIGKESGLKSFEQVKNICLHLEPFSIENGLLTPTLKAKRGELSKYFRTQIDSLYGAIQE; from the exons ATGCtttttatctttaactttttgttttccccACTTCCAACCCCGGCATTGATCTGCATCCTGACATTTGGAGCTGCCATCTTCCTGTGGCTGATCAACAGACCTTCACCAGTTTTACCTCTTATTGACCTAAACAATCAGTCTGTGGGAATTGAG GGAGGAGCGCGGAAGAATCCTTCCCAGAAGAACAATGACCTAATACGTTACTACTTCTCAGATGCCAGGACGATGTATGAAATTTTCCAAAGAGGACTTATGGTGTCTG acaATGGGCCCTGTTTGGGATACAGAAAACCAAACCAGCCCTACAGATGGCTGTCCTACAAACAG GTATCTGACCGAGCAGAGTACCTGGGCTCCTGTCTCTTGCATAAAGGACATAAGCCATCATCAGACCAATTTGTTGGAATCTTTGCTCAGAATAGGCCAGAG TGGATCATCTCTGAGTGGGCTTGTTATACATATTCCATGGTAGCCGTCCCCCTATATGATACCTTGGGAGCAGAAGCCATCATTTATATTGTCAACAAAG CTGATATCGCCACAGTGATCTGTGATACTCCCCAAAAGGCATCAGTCCTGATAGGGAATGTAGAGAAGGGCCTCACTCCAGGCCTGAAGATGGTCATCCTCATGGACCCCTTTGATGACGACCTGAAGCACAGAGGGGAGAAGACTGGAGTTGAGATCTTAGCCCTGTCTGATGCTGAG AATCTAGGCAAAGAGAACTTCAGTAAACCTGTG CCTCCTAAACCGGAAGACCTGAGCATCATCTGCTTCACCAGTGGGACCACAG GTGACCCCAAAGGAGCTATGATAACCCATGAAAATGTTGCTTCAAACGTTGCTGGTTTTCTCAAATGCATGGAG CATACTTTTGTGCCCAACCCCAATGATGTGACCATATCCTACCTCCCCTTGGCTCATATGTTTGAGAGGATTGTACAG gcTACTATATACTGTTGTGGTGCCAAAGTTGGGTTCTTCCAAGGAGATATTCGGTTGCTGTCTGATGACATGAAGACTCTGAAGCCCACTGTGTTCCCCACAGTGCCTCGACTCCTTAACAGGGTCTATGATAAG GTACAAAATGAAGCCAAGACACCCTTGAAGAAGTTCTTACTGAACTTGGCTGTTACCAGTAAATTCAAGGAAGTGCAAAAGGGTATCATCAGGCGTGACAGTTTCTGGGACAAGCTCATCTTTGCAAAGATCCAG GACAACCTGGGTGGGAAGGTTCGCATCCTGGTCACTGGAGCTGCCCCCATCTCCTCTTCAGTCTTGACATTCCTCCGGGCAGCAGTAGGATGTCCG GTGCATGAAGCTTACGGTCAAACAGAATGCACAGCTGGCTGTACATTTACATTACCTGGAGACTGGACATCAG GCCATGTTGGAACCCCCATGGCTTGCAATTATGTGAAGTTAGAAGACGTGGCTGACATGAACTACTTTTCAGCGAACAATGAAGGAGAG ATCTGCATCAAGGGCCCCAACGTGTTCAAAGGATACCTGAAGGACCCAGAGAAGACACAGGAAGTCCTGGACAATGATGGCTGGCTTCACACAGGGGACATTGGTCACTGGCTCCCG AATGGAACTCTGAAGATCATCGACCgtaaaaagaacattttcaagCTGGCCCAAGGAGAATACATTGCTCCAGAGAAGATAGAAAATATCTACATCAGGAGTAAACAAGTGTTACAAATTTTTGTACATGGGGAGAGCTTACGG TCATCCTTAGTGGGAGTGGTTGTTCCTGACCCAGATGTACTTCCCTCATTTGCAGCCAAACTTGGGGTCAAGGGCTCCCATGAAGAACTGTGCCAAAACCAA GTTGTAAAAGAAGCCATTTTAGAAGACTTGCAGAAAATTGGGAAAGAAAGTGGCCTTAAATCCTTTGAACAG GTCAAAAACATCTGTCTTCATTTAGAGCCATTTTCCATTGAAAATGGCCTCCTGACACCAACATTGAAAGCAAAGCGGGGAGAACTTTCTAAATACTTCCGGACCCAAATCGACAGCCTGTATGGGGCCATCCAGGAGTAG